The following proteins are encoded in a genomic region of Primulina huaijiensis isolate GDHJ02 chromosome 3, ASM1229523v2, whole genome shotgun sequence:
- the LOC140973730 gene encoding aluminum-activated malate transporter 4-like: protein MAANYGSLRQSFVERSKERLLSRGIYSNVGFGDSYVTDEGCLHRIFRVTGQKFSKLWSDVKQIAVGSFEMGRSDPRKVVFAAKMSIALSLVSLLVFFKKPSNYISQHYIWAILTVVVVFEFSVGATLSKGFNRALGTLSAGALALGIGHLSEMAGQIQEVIIVIGIFIAAFLASYLKLHPAMKQYEYGFRVFLLTYCMVLVSGSSKFVETAVSRLLLIAIGAGICLLVNVCIYPIWSGEDLHTLVVKNFRGVATSLEGCINMYLQSIEYSRIPSKILLYQASDDPLYSGYRAAVESISQEESLLNFAVWEPPHGRYRLFNYPWNEYVKVSGALRHCAFMVMAMHGCILSEIQSSTELRQVFKDRIQKVGTEGANVLRLLGEKVERMEKLSPQDILLDVHDAAEDLQMMIDQKSYLLVNAESWESGKRPGIFSDPEQLQEIKDNEKRPFVMNSLSESAYLKSSLSIRNFDPHNPNASVISVSQWGSGENVLRQQTMWPSRLSLINDSISNEREVRTYESASALSLASFTSSLIEFVARLQNIVKSFEELSEKAKFREPVESSGTKSVGFWAWLLKRIGSKD, encoded by the exons GGAGCGATGTTAAGCAAATTGCAGTTGGTTCGTTTGAAATGGGAAGATCCGACCCGAGAAAAGTGGTGTTTGCGGCTAAAATGAGCATCGCTTTGTCTCTGGTGTCGTTGCTTGTGTTTTTTAAAAAGCCCAGTAATTATATTAGCCAACACTACATCTGGGCTATTCTTACTGTTGTTGTTGTGTTTGAATTTAGCGTAG GAGCTACTCTAAGTAAAGGTTTCAACCGGGCACTGGGGACCTTGTCTGCTGGAGCACTGGCTCTTGGGATTGGACATTTGTCTGAGATGGCTGGACAGATTCAAGAAGTGATTATTGTAATCGGGATTTTTATTGCAG CTTTTCTCGCTAGCTACTTGAAGTTGCATCCAGCGATGAAGCAGTATGAGTATGGGTTTCGGGTGTTCTTGTTGACATATTGTATGGTATTGGTATCAGGATCTTCAAAATTTGTTGAAACAGCTGTTTCGAGATTGCTGCTTATTGCTATTGGGGCTGGTATATGTTTGCTTgtaaatgtatgtatttacCCAATTTGGTCTGGGGAGGATTTGCATACGCTTGTCGTAAAGAATTTCAGGGGTGTTGCTACTTCACTGGAAG GCTGTATCAACATGTACTTGCAGTCTATTGAATACAGTAGAATTCCTTCAAAAATTCTACTGTACCAGGCGTCAGATGATCCTTTGTATAGTGGATATAGAGCTGCGGTGGAATCGATTAGCCAAGAGGAGTCTTTG TTAAATTTTGCTGTATGGGAACCGCCTCATGGCCGTTACAGATTGTTCAATTATCCTTGGAACGAATATGTTAAAGTCAGCGGCGCTTTGAGGCATTGTGCATTCATGGTGATGGCGATGCATGGGTGTATACTTTCGGAAATACAG TCATCGACAGAACTAAGACAAGTTTTTAAGGATAGGATTCAGAAAGTTGGGACTGAAGGAGCTAATGTGTTGCGACTTCTGGGTGAAAAAGTAGAGAGAATGGAAAAACTTAGCCCACAAGACATACTCTTGGATGTTCATGATGCTGCAGAGGATTTGCAGATGATGATTGACCAAAAGTCGTACCTTTTGGTAAACGCAGAGAGTTGGGAAAGTGGAAAACGACCAGGAATATTCTCAGATCCTGAACAACTCCAAGAAATTAAGGATAACGAAAAAAGGCCATTTGTAATGAATTCCCTCAGTGAATCAGCCTATCTTAAATCATCTCTGTCAATACGAAATTTTGATCCACATAATCCAAACGCTAGTGTTATATCTGTTTCACAATGGGGTTCTGGAGAAAATGTGCTTAGACAGCAAACAATGTGGCCATCACGTCTCTCACTTATTAACGATTCCATTTCCAATGAGAGAGAGGTGAGGACGTATGAAAGTGCTAGTGCATTGTCACTTGCATCATTTACTTCTTCGTTGATTGAGTTTGTTGCGAGACTTCAGAATATCGTGAAATCATTTGAGGAACTCAGCGAGAAGGCTAAATTCAGGGAGCCTGTTGAGTCAAGTGGAACAAAAAGTGTTGGCTTCTGGGCTTGGCTGCTCAAACGGATAGGCAGCAAGGATTAA
- the LOC140973729 gene encoding membrane protein of ER body-like protein isoform X2 → MGNEARRLEQVEEEDETTLLLVRKSKTERNGNKVAETSTVIHGMNYKLISESDGQAIQSTLTGNGSHKEELDGVFENEEENLVFFDEVQGVGHGKMEVSSESYKASEEIESADEIESADIDLIDEETEYDVETVLQKQNTHDLYCPNCNSCITGRVILRKRKRNKIQISVKRTKTENPTAQESDDQVHPHHMIGAEEDRDSGPDLFRCLSCFSFFMPTGNGFKFWKFGDRSRKEKVQDEQAPRKKSWFPSIFAPHNQDTAIEQDVPRASEPLLGPVENDDTLECEYKILLSPRHEHSTNGLAVIYGSGNEPQKITEKIDAKMEQHEIVAGYHLKEPIISNDQFEVVSGYYLKEPIINKEPLAVFAGYHLKEPIRGDEEVGIVSGYHLKEPVISKDVQVTHGSDLSVTTLKVDKTEIVNEEPAQDAISVSRKGGSNLVIFSNDGSTTIEKSEEGQILIQTAQKGSTGEETVITIDSYPATEIIQGIVIPAETTIPTQPTTQNGIPAQERTEDVRRNSKIEVIKSIVYGGLAELITSLSVVSSAAGGDAATLNILALGMANLIGGFFVICHNLWELRCEQQTDQVTRQSDRYQELLGQRQNFKLHAIVCVLSYLIFGLTPIAVYGFSFRQSEERELKLVVVGAVSLVCIIALSIGKAYVCRPPKAYVKTVVNFVILGFMASGISYAVGVLVKRFLERLGLFQSTSVSDMIFNRDSTWASY, encoded by the exons ATGGGAAACGAAGCGCGGAGACTGGAGCAGGTCGAAGAAGAAGACGAAACTACTCTTCTTCTAGTAAGAAAATCAAAAACTGAGAGAAATGGCAACAAAGTCGCCGAAACTTCTACTGTTATTCATGGAATGAATTATAAACTAATTTCTGAGAGTGATGGACAAGCAATTCAGTCAACTCTCACAGGTAATGGATCTCACAAAGAAGAACTTGATGGGGTTTTTGAAAACGAAGAGGAGAACCTTGTTTTCTTTGACGAAGTTCAAG GTGTTGGGCATGGAAAGATGGAGGTATCGTCTGAGAGTTATAAGGCCTCGGAAGAGATTGAAAGTGCAGATGAGATTGAAAGTGCAGATATTGATCTGATAGACGAGGAAACAGAATACGATGTCGAAACAGTGTTACAGAAACAAAACACGCATGATCTATACTGTCCTAATTGCAATTCTTGCATCACAGGAAGGGTTATTCTTCGCAAAAGAAAACgcaacaaaattcaaatttctgtTAAGCGTACCAAAACAGAAAACCCAACAGCTCAGGAATCTGATGATCAAGTTCATCCTCACCATATGATTGGTGCAGAAGAAGATCGTGACTCAGGGCCCGATTTATTCAGATGTTTATCATGCTTTAGCTTTTTTATGCCAACCG GAAACGGGTTCAAGTTTTGGAAATTTGGGGACAGAAGTAGGAAAGAAAAGGTCCAGGATGAACAAGCACCACGTAAAAAGAGCTGGTTTCCCTCCATATTTGCACCACACAACCAGGACACAGCAATTGAGCAAG ATGTTCCTCGTGCTTCTGAACCACTTTTAGGGCCTGTGGAAAACGATGACACTTTGGAATGTGAATATAAGATCTTATTGTCTCCAAGGCATGAACATTCCACAAATGGACTAGCAGTAATATATGGTTCGGGAAATGAACCACAGAAAATAACTGAGAAGATAG atGCTAAAATGGAACAGCATGAAATAGTCGCTGGCTATCATTTGAAAGAACCGATAATAAGTAATGACCAGTTTGAAGTAGTCTCTGGCTATTATTTGAAAGAACCAATAATAAACAAGGAGCCGCTTGCAGTATTCGCTGGTTATCATTTGAAAGAACCAATAAGAGGCGATGAAGAGGTTGGAATAGTATCTGGCTATCACTTGAAAGAACCAGTTATAAGCAAAGATGTCCAAGTCACTCATGGCAGTGATCTATCGGTAACAACACTTAAAGTAGACAAAACAGAAATTGTTAATGAAGAACCTGCACAAGATGCTATCTCCGTTTCAAGAAAAGGTGGATCAAATCTGGTGATCTTCTCAAACGATGGATCTACGACTATTGAGAAATCCGAGGAAGGCCAAATACTCATTCAGACAGCTCAAAAGGGTAGCACTG GGGAGGAAACTGTAATAACTATAGACTCATATCCAGCCACTGAAATAATTCAAGGCATAGTCATTCCAGCAGAAACAACCATTCCGACACAACCTACCACTCAGAATGGTATACCAGCGCAAGAACGAACGGAGGATGTTAGAAGAAATTCTAAAATAGAAGTTATTAAAAGCATAGTTTATGGTGGATTGGCGGAGTTGATTACCAGCCTAAGTGTTGTGTCATCTGCAGCTGGAGGTGATGCCGCCACAT TGAATATTCTAGCTCTCGGAATGGCCAATCTGATAGGAGGATTCTTCGTCATTTGTCACAAT CTTTGGGAACTAAGATGTGAGCAGCAGACAGACCAAGTAACCCGTCAAAGTGATCGATACCAAGAGCTCCTAGGCCAAAGGCAGAACTTCAAACTTCACGCAATAGTTTGTGTTCTATCATATCTCATATTTGGTTTAACGCCTATCGCCGTGTATGGTTTTTCATTCCGGCAAAGTGAAGAAAGAGAACTAAAACTGGTGGTGGTAGGAGCAGTCTCTCTCGTGTGCATTATTGCTCTGTCTATTGGAAAGGCCTATGTGTGTAGACCGCCTAAGGCTTACGTAAAAACAGTCgtaaattttgttatattggGGTTCATGGCCTCAGGAATTTCATATGCTGTTGGTGTGCTGGTGAAGAGATTTTTGGAGAGGCTTGGTCTGTTCCAATCAACTTCAGTTTCTGATATGATTTTTAATCGAGACTCAACATGGGCTTCTTATTGA
- the LOC140973729 gene encoding membrane protein of ER body-like protein isoform X1 → MGNEARRLEQVEEEDETTLLLVRKSKTERNGNKVAETSTVIHGMNYKLISESDGQAIQSTLTGNGSHKEELDGVFENEEENLVFFDEVQGLWKCRICSWTYQNGSVCIDHIQNHNGQFHKPMHDKILNFETEGVGHGKMEVSSESYKASEEIESADEIESADIDLIDEETEYDVETVLQKQNTHDLYCPNCNSCITGRVILRKRKRNKIQISVKRTKTENPTAQESDDQVHPHHMIGAEEDRDSGPDLFRCLSCFSFFMPTGNGFKFWKFGDRSRKEKVQDEQAPRKKSWFPSIFAPHNQDTAIEQDVPRASEPLLGPVENDDTLECEYKILLSPRHEHSTNGLAVIYGSGNEPQKITEKIDAKMEQHEIVAGYHLKEPIISNDQFEVVSGYYLKEPIINKEPLAVFAGYHLKEPIRGDEEVGIVSGYHLKEPVISKDVQVTHGSDLSVTTLKVDKTEIVNEEPAQDAISVSRKGGSNLVIFSNDGSTTIEKSEEGQILIQTAQKGSTGEETVITIDSYPATEIIQGIVIPAETTIPTQPTTQNGIPAQERTEDVRRNSKIEVIKSIVYGGLAELITSLSVVSSAAGGDAATLNILALGMANLIGGFFVICHNLWELRCEQQTDQVTRQSDRYQELLGQRQNFKLHAIVCVLSYLIFGLTPIAVYGFSFRQSEERELKLVVVGAVSLVCIIALSIGKAYVCRPPKAYVKTVVNFVILGFMASGISYAVGVLVKRFLERLGLFQSTSVSDMIFNRDSTWASY, encoded by the exons ATGGGAAACGAAGCGCGGAGACTGGAGCAGGTCGAAGAAGAAGACGAAACTACTCTTCTTCTAGTAAGAAAATCAAAAACTGAGAGAAATGGCAACAAAGTCGCCGAAACTTCTACTGTTATTCATGGAATGAATTATAAACTAATTTCTGAGAGTGATGGACAAGCAATTCAGTCAACTCTCACAGGTAATGGATCTCACAAAGAAGAACTTGATGGGGTTTTTGAAAACGAAGAGGAGAACCTTGTTTTCTTTGACGAAGTTCAAG GATTATGGAAGTGTCGAATCTGCAGTTGGACATATCAGAATGGAAGTGTCTGTATTGACCACATTCAGAATCATAATGGGCAATTTCATAAGCCGATGCatgacaaaattttaaattttgaaactgAAG GTGTTGGGCATGGAAAGATGGAGGTATCGTCTGAGAGTTATAAGGCCTCGGAAGAGATTGAAAGTGCAGATGAGATTGAAAGTGCAGATATTGATCTGATAGACGAGGAAACAGAATACGATGTCGAAACAGTGTTACAGAAACAAAACACGCATGATCTATACTGTCCTAATTGCAATTCTTGCATCACAGGAAGGGTTATTCTTCGCAAAAGAAAACgcaacaaaattcaaatttctgtTAAGCGTACCAAAACAGAAAACCCAACAGCTCAGGAATCTGATGATCAAGTTCATCCTCACCATATGATTGGTGCAGAAGAAGATCGTGACTCAGGGCCCGATTTATTCAGATGTTTATCATGCTTTAGCTTTTTTATGCCAACCG GAAACGGGTTCAAGTTTTGGAAATTTGGGGACAGAAGTAGGAAAGAAAAGGTCCAGGATGAACAAGCACCACGTAAAAAGAGCTGGTTTCCCTCCATATTTGCACCACACAACCAGGACACAGCAATTGAGCAAG ATGTTCCTCGTGCTTCTGAACCACTTTTAGGGCCTGTGGAAAACGATGACACTTTGGAATGTGAATATAAGATCTTATTGTCTCCAAGGCATGAACATTCCACAAATGGACTAGCAGTAATATATGGTTCGGGAAATGAACCACAGAAAATAACTGAGAAGATAG atGCTAAAATGGAACAGCATGAAATAGTCGCTGGCTATCATTTGAAAGAACCGATAATAAGTAATGACCAGTTTGAAGTAGTCTCTGGCTATTATTTGAAAGAACCAATAATAAACAAGGAGCCGCTTGCAGTATTCGCTGGTTATCATTTGAAAGAACCAATAAGAGGCGATGAAGAGGTTGGAATAGTATCTGGCTATCACTTGAAAGAACCAGTTATAAGCAAAGATGTCCAAGTCACTCATGGCAGTGATCTATCGGTAACAACACTTAAAGTAGACAAAACAGAAATTGTTAATGAAGAACCTGCACAAGATGCTATCTCCGTTTCAAGAAAAGGTGGATCAAATCTGGTGATCTTCTCAAACGATGGATCTACGACTATTGAGAAATCCGAGGAAGGCCAAATACTCATTCAGACAGCTCAAAAGGGTAGCACTG GGGAGGAAACTGTAATAACTATAGACTCATATCCAGCCACTGAAATAATTCAAGGCATAGTCATTCCAGCAGAAACAACCATTCCGACACAACCTACCACTCAGAATGGTATACCAGCGCAAGAACGAACGGAGGATGTTAGAAGAAATTCTAAAATAGAAGTTATTAAAAGCATAGTTTATGGTGGATTGGCGGAGTTGATTACCAGCCTAAGTGTTGTGTCATCTGCAGCTGGAGGTGATGCCGCCACAT TGAATATTCTAGCTCTCGGAATGGCCAATCTGATAGGAGGATTCTTCGTCATTTGTCACAAT CTTTGGGAACTAAGATGTGAGCAGCAGACAGACCAAGTAACCCGTCAAAGTGATCGATACCAAGAGCTCCTAGGCCAAAGGCAGAACTTCAAACTTCACGCAATAGTTTGTGTTCTATCATATCTCATATTTGGTTTAACGCCTATCGCCGTGTATGGTTTTTCATTCCGGCAAAGTGAAGAAAGAGAACTAAAACTGGTGGTGGTAGGAGCAGTCTCTCTCGTGTGCATTATTGCTCTGTCTATTGGAAAGGCCTATGTGTGTAGACCGCCTAAGGCTTACGTAAAAACAGTCgtaaattttgttatattggGGTTCATGGCCTCAGGAATTTCATATGCTGTTGGTGTGCTGGTGAAGAGATTTTTGGAGAGGCTTGGTCTGTTCCAATCAACTTCAGTTTCTGATATGATTTTTAATCGAGACTCAACATGGGCTTCTTATTGA